The Microcebus murinus isolate Inina chromosome 4, M.murinus_Inina_mat1.0, whole genome shotgun sequence genome has a segment encoding these proteins:
- the MMP27 gene encoding matrix metalloproteinase-27: MKSLLLLFLFFITFSSAFPVDRLMENEEDMQLAQAYLNQFYSLEIEGSHLVQSKNRSLIDGKLQEMQAFFGLKVTGKLDSNTLEIMKTPRCGVPDVGQYGYTLPGWRKHNLTYRLMNYTPDMARADVDEAIQDALQVWSKVTPLTFTKISKGIADIMIAFRTRVHGRCPRYFDGPLGVLGHAFPPGLGLGGDTHFDEDENWTKGAEGFNLFLVAAHEFGHSLGLSHSNDQTALMFPNYISLDPSKYPLSQDDISGIQSIYGRPKVPAKPKKPTVPHACDPDLTFDAVTTYRREVMFFKGRHLWRIYYDITDVEFELIASFWPSLPADLQAAYENPKDKILVFKGENFWMIRGYAVLPDYPKSIHTLGFPSSVKKIDAAVCDQNTRKTYFFVGIWCWRYDEMTQTMEKGFPQRVIKHFPGIGLRVDAAFQYKGFFYFSRGSKQFEYDVKAKNITRIMRTNTWFQCKEPLNSSFDFGVNKEKVHSGGVEILYHKSLSLFIFIIIPLLKNIYSYQ; encoded by the exons ATGAAGAgccttctacttttatttttgttttttataacattttcttctgcatTTCCTGTAGATCGACTGATGGAAAATGAAGAAGACATGCAACTGGCTCAG GCATATCTCAACCAGTTCTACTCTCTTGAAATAGAAGGGAGTCATCTTGTTCAAAGCAAGAACAGGAGTCTCATTGATGGCAAACTTCAAGAAATGCAAGCATTTTTTGGATTGAAAGTGACTGGAAAACTGGACTCAAACACTCTCGAGATCATGAAGACACCCAGGTGTGGCGTGCCTGACGTGGGTCAGTATGGCTACACTCTTCCTGGGTGGAGAAAACACAACCTCACATACAG attgaTGAACTACACTCCGGATATGGCACGAGCTGATGTGGATGAGGCTATCCAAGATGCTTTACAAGTGTGGAGCAAGGTTACTCCACTAACATTCACCAAGATTTCCAAGGGGATTGCAGACATCATGATTGCCTTTAGGACTCGAG TCCATGGTCGGTGTCCTCGTTATTTTGATGGTCCCTTGGGAGTCCTCGGCCATGCCTTTCCTCCTGGTCTGGGTCTGGGTGGTGACACTCACTTCGACGAGGATGAAAACTGGACCAAGGGTGCAGAAG GATTCAActtgtttcttgtggctgctcATGAATTTGGTCATTCACTGGGGCTCTCTCACTCCAACGATCAAACAGCCTTGATGTTTCCAAATTATATCTCACTGGATCCTAGCAAATACCCACTTTCTCAGGATGATATCAGTGGAATCCAATCCATCTATG gTCGGCCTAAGGTACCTGCTAAACCAAAGAAACCCACTGTACCCCATGCCTGTGACCCTGACTTGACTTTTGATGCTGTCACCACTTACCGCAGAGAAGTAATGTTCTTTAAAGGCAG GCACCTCTGGAGGATCTATTATGATATCACTGATGTCGAATTTGAATTAATAGCTTCCTTCTGGCCATCTCTGCCAGCCGATCTTCAAGCTGCATATGAGAACCCCAAAGATAAGATTCTGGTTTTTAAAG gaGAAAACTTCTGGATGATCAGAGGGTATGCTGTCTTGCCAGATTATCCCAAATCCATTCACACGCTTGGCTTTCCAAGCAGTGTGAAGAAAATAGATGCAGCTGTCTGTGAccaaaacacaagaaaaactTACTTCTTTGTGGGAATTTGGTGCTGGAG GTATGACGAGATGACCCAAACCATGGAGAAAGGGTTCCCACAGAGGGTGATAAAACACTTCCCAGGAATCGGTCTCCGTGTTGACGCTGCTTTCCAGTATAAAG GATTCTTCTATTTCTCCCGTGGATCAAAGCAATTTGAATACGATGTTAAGGCAAAGAACATTACCCGAATCATGAGAACCAATACTTGGTTTCAGTGTAAAGAACCACTAAACTCATCATTTGATTTTGGTGTCAACAAGGAAAAAGTACATTCAGGAGGAGTGGAGATATTGTACCATAAGAGTTTAAgcttgtttattttcattattattcctctgctaaaaaatatttatagttatcAATAA